Proteins co-encoded in one Kribbella solani genomic window:
- a CDS encoding helix-turn-helix domain-containing protein: protein MSDNDETSSIRLDRHLVRALAHPMRNRIVGLLRIHGPQTATTLAGRLGVNTGATSYHLRQLAEAGLVVEDDSRGNARDRWWQAAHQSTEFDSSELLDQEPELALGFLHGVGQTYAENIFSYIDAMQTMPADWRDASLLADYAFQLRPDQLAAMMREVLAVLDKYRAADLRAPLPEGAEQVSVQIQAFPRETH, encoded by the coding sequence ATGAGCGACAACGACGAGACCAGTTCCATCAGGCTGGACCGGCATCTGGTCCGGGCCCTGGCGCATCCGATGCGGAACCGGATCGTCGGTCTGCTCCGGATCCACGGCCCGCAGACCGCGACGACGCTGGCCGGCCGGCTCGGCGTCAACACCGGTGCGACCAGCTACCACCTCCGCCAACTGGCCGAGGCTGGTCTGGTCGTCGAGGACGACAGCCGCGGCAACGCCCGTGACCGCTGGTGGCAGGCGGCGCACCAGAGCACCGAGTTCGACTCGTCCGAGCTGCTGGACCAGGAGCCGGAGCTGGCCCTCGGCTTCCTGCACGGCGTCGGGCAGACGTACGCGGAGAACATCTTCAGCTACATCGACGCGATGCAGACGATGCCGGCGGACTGGCGCGACGCCAGTCTGCTCGCCGACTACGCGTTCCAGCTGCGACCCGATCAGCTCGCGGCGATGATGCGCGAGGTCCTGGCGGTGCTGGACAAGTACCGCGCTGCCGACCTCAGGGCCCCGCTGCCCGAGGGCGCCGAGCAGGTAAGCGTCCAGATCCAGGCATTCCCACGCGAGACGCACTAG
- a CDS encoding PIN domain-containing protein, with protein sequence MRALLDTSVLIEGLAEKVDAELAISTISLAELHFGVLVAKTPEVRAERLRRLAGIERAFDALPVSDAVARTYGTFAATVAATGAQPRARAFDLVIAATAATHEAALYTRNPKDFRALGGLVEIIAV encoded by the coding sequence ATGAGAGCGCTGCTCGATACCAGCGTTCTGATCGAGGGCCTCGCCGAGAAAGTCGATGCGGAACTCGCGATCAGCACGATCAGCCTTGCCGAGCTGCATTTCGGCGTCCTTGTCGCGAAAACACCGGAAGTCCGCGCCGAGAGACTGCGCCGGCTGGCCGGCATTGAGCGAGCCTTTGACGCGTTGCCAGTGTCCGACGCGGTGGCACGCACCTACGGCACCTTCGCGGCAACTGTCGCGGCAACTGGGGCACAGCCACGCGCCCGTGCCTTCGATCTGGTGATCGCGGCGACCGCAGCCACCCACGAGGCTGCTTTGTACACCCGGAACCCGAAGGACTTCCGCGCACTCGGCGGCCTGGTCGAGATCATCGCCGTCTGA
- a CDS encoding type II toxin-antitoxin system Phd/YefM family antitoxin produces MDALGLRELRQHASDLVRRAEAGERLVITVSGRPAAVLGPPERDHWRRYDEIADVLRRRSDDDWQADRELIDQDLADPWAAQE; encoded by the coding sequence ATGGACGCACTCGGACTTCGTGAGCTACGACAGCACGCGAGCGATCTCGTCCGCCGCGCCGAAGCCGGCGAGCGCCTGGTGATCACGGTTTCCGGGCGACCGGCAGCCGTTCTAGGTCCGCCGGAGCGAGATCACTGGCGGCGCTACGACGAGATCGCCGACGTCCTGCGCCGTCGCTCCGACGACGACTGGCAGGCCGACCGTGAGCTCATCGATCAAGACCTCGCCGACCCCTGGGCAGCGCAGGAATGA
- a CDS encoding class I SAM-dependent methyltransferase, translated as MRSEVRLEGLARSVDAGARTAAAQAREASGGLEVVRGALLGRESLVRGLASGRRRGVDGPPYLRVELRYVDLKGVRHLQITEFDERQAHTRNVAAAELEQAVDELLGQAYGSWHVETTTETLRLRYTKKGKELLHRQDDDREQETRHDRVKRRVLDPAAPFLIELGISDHQGRVKPSRQAKYKQIEEFCKLLAPALDEAIAAGRIAAGRPLQVVDLGCGNAYLTLAAYHLLTAAGHDVRMTGIDHNPGARKRNTRVVEALGWQDHLRFVDATIQAAELDVRPDVVLALHACDTATDDALARAVGWQASLVLAAPCCHHDIQTQLKSVTPPAPYALMTRYGIVRERFADVLTDSLRAAVLRQVGYRVEVVQFVDSQHTPRNLLLRAARTGAKPTPDLQSEYQTLIAEWQVNPRLAQLLLPPTPTPAGTPTEPADLAEPTHPAASANLTEPAHPAESAHSAEPAHPAASEPVGASAQPGVSRPGGVVL; from the coding sequence ATGCGGTCTGAGGTGCGGTTGGAGGGTTTGGCGCGGTCGGTGGATGCCGGGGCGCGGACGGCTGCTGCCCAGGCGCGGGAAGCTTCCGGTGGGCTTGAGGTGGTACGGGGGGCGTTGCTGGGGCGCGAGAGTTTGGTGCGCGGGCTGGCGTCGGGCCGGCGGCGTGGGGTGGACGGGCCGCCGTACTTGCGGGTCGAGCTGCGGTACGTCGATCTGAAGGGGGTGCGCCACCTGCAGATCACCGAGTTCGACGAGCGTCAGGCGCATACCCGCAACGTCGCGGCCGCGGAGCTGGAGCAAGCGGTCGACGAGTTGCTCGGTCAGGCGTACGGGTCGTGGCATGTGGAGACGACCACCGAGACGCTGCGGCTCCGCTACACCAAGAAAGGTAAGGAGCTGCTGCACCGGCAGGACGACGACCGGGAGCAGGAGACCCGCCACGACCGGGTGAAGCGCCGGGTGCTCGACCCGGCGGCGCCGTTCCTGATCGAGCTCGGGATCAGCGATCACCAGGGCCGGGTCAAGCCGTCGCGGCAGGCGAAGTACAAGCAGATCGAGGAGTTCTGCAAGCTCCTCGCGCCGGCTCTCGACGAGGCGATCGCGGCCGGGCGGATCGCGGCCGGCCGGCCGTTGCAGGTCGTCGACCTCGGCTGCGGGAACGCGTACCTCACCCTCGCCGCGTACCACCTGCTGACCGCGGCCGGGCACGACGTACGGATGACCGGGATCGACCACAACCCGGGCGCGCGGAAACGGAACACCCGGGTGGTCGAGGCGCTCGGCTGGCAGGACCACCTGCGGTTCGTCGACGCGACCATCCAGGCGGCCGAGCTGGACGTCCGGCCGGACGTGGTGCTGGCTCTGCACGCCTGCGACACCGCGACCGACGACGCGCTCGCCCGGGCGGTCGGGTGGCAAGCATCACTCGTTCTGGCGGCTCCATGTTGTCATCACGACATCCAAACGCAGCTCAAGAGCGTCACACCACCGGCGCCTTACGCGCTGATGACGAGATATGGCATCGTTCGTGAGCGGTTCGCCGACGTCCTGACGGACTCCCTGCGGGCAGCGGTGCTCCGACAGGTCGGTTACCGGGTGGAGGTCGTGCAGTTCGTGGACAGTCAGCACACGCCGCGCAATCTACTGCTCCGCGCGGCCCGCACCGGCGCCAAGCCGACCCCGGACCTCCAGTCCGAATACCAGACCCTGATCGCCGAATGGCAGGTCAATCCCCGCCTGGCCCAACTCCTGCTACCCCCGACCCCGACGCCCGCCGGAACCCCCACGGAACCGGCCGACCTGGCGGAACCGACTCACCCGGCAGCATCGGCCAACCTCACGGAGCCGGCCCACCCGGCGGAATCGGCCCACTCCGCGGAACCGGCCCACCCTGCCGCATCCGAGCCGGTCGGGGCGTCGGCTCAACCCGGTGTATCTCGGCCGGGAGGGGTGGTTTTGTGA